The proteins below are encoded in one region of Pseudonocardia sp. DSM 110487:
- a CDS encoding methyltransferase, which translates to MGAWPALDHTVRTGQQAFEYVYGTDYMTHTGWADGSPLREPVDLWMIDDTRSVAPFVVSCYDFGRFSKVVDVGGGSSPLVATILGAHPHLRGIVLDQADGIAHTPRILAEAGVTDRCEIRTGDFFVSVPPADVCVCKSVVFNWADDDRVLTIFRNCRRAVPREGRLLLVEQMLPSTVDGSIPADLYLDDVNSIVSLGGRFRTEPEYRALLAEAGFDLTVHAMPAAPAGYTLLEATPR; encoded by the coding sequence GTGGGTGCATGGCCTGCGCTCGACCACACGGTGCGCACCGGGCAGCAGGCCTTCGAGTACGTCTACGGCACCGACTACATGACCCACACCGGGTGGGCGGACGGGTCGCCGCTGCGCGAGCCCGTCGATCTCTGGATGATCGACGACACCCGTTCGGTCGCGCCGTTCGTCGTGAGCTGCTACGACTTCGGCCGGTTCTCGAAGGTGGTCGACGTCGGTGGGGGCAGCAGCCCGCTCGTCGCGACGATCCTGGGCGCCCACCCCCACCTGCGCGGCATCGTCCTCGACCAGGCCGATGGCATCGCGCACACCCCGCGCATTCTCGCGGAGGCCGGGGTGACCGACCGCTGCGAGATCCGCACCGGCGACTTCTTCGTGTCGGTCCCGCCGGCGGACGTCTGCGTGTGCAAGAGCGTGGTGTTCAACTGGGCCGATGACGACCGGGTCCTGACGATCTTCCGCAACTGCCGCCGCGCCGTTCCGCGGGAGGGGCGGTTGCTGCTGGTCGAGCAGATGCTGCCATCCACCGTCGACGGGTCGATCCCCGCGGACCTCTATCTCGACGACGTGAACTCGATCGTCAGTCTCGGCGGGCGGTTCCGCACCGAGCCCGAGTACCGAGCACTGTTGGCCGAGGCGGGTTTCGACCTC